A part of Kitasatospora kifunensis genomic DNA contains:
- a CDS encoding right-handed parallel beta-helix repeat-containing protein: protein MLVRLSALVAAVALAATGCSSSSGSASADAKHPAGTVLRVPQDFHTVQQAVDVARSGDTVLIGSGVYRESVQVTKPDVVLRGTDRNAVVFDGGVRLVNGITVTGAGSVVENLTVRDYLANGVLFTGVTDQKLQQRGAGGSAYNPLDTTRFPAVQGFRATRVTSYDNGLYGIYAFDAHGGVIEDSYASGQADSGIYVGQCRPCDTLVRGNTMAQNAVGIEITNASEGVSVLGNLVTGNRVGVTINSNDQEALAPQHGAVLAGNVITDNNAADTPEQADGGFGIGIGIGGGTGDRVQRNLVQGNTAVGVIITDPPGHPASGDQVSGNRVTGNGEDLVLAAADPSNCFSGNQPTTQNPAGLEGLAGCGANGRGTLPSGQTASVQAPPGVPFNQVPAPPAQPSMPDPTVAASPATGLPGTVDPDAYPLPTDTGAVPATH, encoded by the coding sequence GTGCTGGTGCGCCTGTCGGCGCTGGTCGCGGCGGTGGCGCTGGCGGCCACCGGGTGCTCCTCCTCCTCGGGTTCGGCGTCCGCCGACGCGAAGCACCCGGCCGGAACCGTGCTGCGGGTGCCTCAGGACTTCCACACGGTGCAGCAGGCGGTGGACGTCGCCCGCTCGGGGGACACAGTGCTGATCGGCTCGGGTGTGTACCGGGAGAGCGTGCAGGTCACCAAGCCCGACGTGGTGCTGCGCGGCACGGACCGCAACGCGGTGGTCTTCGACGGCGGGGTGCGACTGGTCAACGGCATCACCGTGACCGGCGCGGGCTCGGTGGTGGAGAACCTCACCGTGCGCGACTACCTCGCCAACGGCGTGCTGTTCACCGGCGTCACCGACCAGAAGTTGCAGCAGCGCGGGGCCGGCGGCTCGGCGTACAACCCCTTGGACACCACCCGCTTCCCGGCCGTCCAGGGTTTCCGGGCGACCCGGGTGACCTCGTACGACAACGGCTTGTACGGCATCTACGCGTTCGACGCGCACGGCGGTGTGATCGAGGACTCCTACGCCTCCGGGCAGGCCGACTCGGGCATCTACGTCGGCCAGTGCCGACCCTGCGACACCCTGGTCCGCGGGAACACCATGGCGCAGAACGCGGTCGGCATCGAGATCACCAACGCCTCCGAGGGCGTCTCGGTGCTGGGCAACCTGGTCACCGGCAACCGGGTCGGTGTCACCATCAACTCCAACGACCAGGAGGCGCTCGCCCCGCAGCACGGCGCGGTGCTCGCGGGCAACGTGATCACCGACAACAACGCCGCCGACACGCCCGAGCAGGCGGACGGCGGCTTCGGGATCGGGATCGGCATCGGCGGCGGCACCGGGGACCGCGTGCAGCGCAACCTGGTCCAGGGCAACACGGCGGTCGGGGTGATCATCACCGACCCGCCGGGGCACCCGGCGAGTGGCGACCAGGTCAGCGGCAACCGGGTCACCGGCAACGGCGAGGACCTGGTGCTGGCCGCCGCCGATCCCAGCAACTGCTTCAGCGGCAACCAGCCGACCACCCAGAACCCGGCCGGACTGGAGGGCCTGGCGGGCTGCGGGGCGAACGGGCGGGGCACCCTGCCGAGCGGTCAGACGGCCTCGGTGCAGGCTCCGCCCGGTGTTCCGTTCAACCAGGTGCCGGCGCCGCCCGCGCAGCCTTCCATGCCCGACCCGACGGTCGCGGCCAGCCCGGCGACCGGGTTGCCGGGAACCGTTGATCCGGACGCGTACCCGCTGCCCACGGACACCGGCGCGGTCCCGGCGACTCACTGA